One genomic segment of Amycolatopsis sp. Hca4 includes these proteins:
- a CDS encoding CdaR family transcriptional regulator — protein sequence MVSVRSVVDRVGPTLLHALQLPEDSPAVADVVIAEPGGALTLAAGDLVLGVATTGPADAAELVKQSAAQGAAAVLLKPPLAAKPPVKRAAKASGIALIQVHAATSWAQLVWLLRTVLDALADESEDLGPGSGDLFRLADAVASVVDAPVTIEDTNSRVLAYSARQDLTDPARVATIMGRRIPDDVLARFRSRGVFRELSRGRQTIFVPAQRDGTLPRLIVPIRMGGELLGSMWAVVAGPVSDERAAAFADAAPVVALHLLRRRAYTDAQRRASAELLRAVLEGSANPRKAMAELDLSDEPHRVVVIEVTGGDGRDAEGLRLALLERISQGIGSRPVATELAGLLYAVVPDRPGPGGWTELRQALAAQPASRRGGVPRAAAGSPGGLGDLSASRAQADEALGLLRAEILTERVIAFDEAWTALTLHRGATAAAAARVADLGPLGTLRAHDESGKAGYVETLYEWLRHPGDPRAAARELRIHPNTLRYRMRKLLELVPLDLDDPDVRLALLTQLVAVRWS from the coding sequence GTGGTTTCGGTGCGCAGCGTGGTCGATCGGGTGGGGCCGACGCTGCTCCACGCGCTCCAGCTGCCCGAAGACTCGCCCGCGGTCGCCGACGTCGTCATCGCCGAACCCGGCGGGGCCCTCACCCTGGCCGCAGGCGACCTCGTGCTGGGCGTGGCCACCACCGGGCCCGCGGACGCCGCCGAGCTGGTGAAGCAGAGCGCCGCGCAGGGCGCCGCCGCCGTGCTGCTCAAGCCGCCGCTGGCGGCGAAGCCACCGGTGAAACGGGCCGCGAAGGCCAGCGGGATCGCGCTGATCCAGGTGCACGCCGCGACGTCGTGGGCGCAGCTCGTCTGGCTGCTGCGGACCGTCCTCGACGCCCTCGCCGACGAGTCGGAGGACCTCGGCCCCGGGTCGGGTGACCTGTTCCGGCTGGCCGACGCCGTGGCGAGCGTGGTCGACGCGCCGGTGACCATCGAGGACACCAACTCGCGCGTGCTCGCCTACTCCGCGCGCCAGGACCTGACCGACCCCGCGCGCGTCGCCACGATCATGGGCAGGCGCATCCCCGACGACGTCCTCGCGCGGTTCCGCTCGCGCGGGGTGTTCCGCGAGCTGTCGCGCGGACGGCAGACGATCTTCGTCCCCGCCCAGCGCGACGGCACGCTGCCGCGGCTGATCGTGCCGATCCGGATGGGCGGCGAGCTGCTCGGGTCGATGTGGGCGGTGGTCGCCGGGCCGGTGTCCGACGAGCGCGCGGCCGCGTTCGCCGACGCCGCCCCGGTCGTCGCGCTGCACCTGCTGCGGCGCCGCGCGTACACCGACGCCCAGCGCCGCGCGTCGGCCGAGCTGCTGCGCGCGGTGCTCGAAGGCAGCGCGAACCCGCGCAAGGCGATGGCGGAGCTGGACCTGTCCGACGAGCCGCACCGCGTGGTCGTCATCGAGGTCACCGGCGGCGACGGGCGCGACGCCGAGGGCCTGCGGCTCGCCCTGCTCGAACGGATCTCCCAGGGCATCGGCAGCCGTCCGGTGGCGACCGAGCTGGCCGGGCTGCTCTACGCCGTGGTGCCGGACCGGCCGGGGCCGGGCGGCTGGACCGAGCTGCGGCAGGCCCTGGCGGCGCAACCGGCGTCCCGGCGCGGCGGCGTCCCGCGCGCGGCGGCGGGCTCCCCCGGCGGCCTCGGCGACCTTTCGGCGTCCCGCGCCCAGGCCGACGAAGCCCTCGGCCTGCTGCGCGCCGAGATCCTCACCGAGCGCGTGATCGCCTTCGACGAGGCGTGGACGGCGCTGACGCTGCACCGCGGCGCGACGGCGGCGGCCGCGGCGCGAGTCGCCGACCTCGGCCCGCTGGGCACCCTCCGCGCGCACGACGAATCGGGCAAGGCCGGGTACGTCGAGACGCTCTACGAGTGGCTGCGGCACCCCGGCGACCCGCGGGCGGCCGCGCGCGAGCTGCGGATCCACCCGAACACCCTGCGGTACCGGATGCGGAAGCTGCTGGAACTGGTCCCGCTGGACCTCGACGACCCCGACGTCCGGCTGGCGCTGCTGACCCAGCTCGTCGCCGTGCGCTGGAGCTGA
- a CDS encoding zinc-binding dehydrogenase: MRAVWLREFGGPEVLVPGEAPDPVPGPGQVLVEVAFANTTFVETQFRSGAPGPFRAALPVIPGNGVGGVISAVGAGVDPGLAGRRVVTSTGGSGGYAERVAVAAEAVFEVPPALSLDAAVALLADGRTATGLVHATSIRPGDRVLVEAAAGGVGGLLVQLAKAAGAEVIGAAGGPAKVARVQGADAVVDYLRPDWTAAVGPVDVVFDGVGGAIGTAAFGLLRRGGRMALYGLAGGSWAEVSSEDAEARGVSLVRSIGSPDQLRAFTESALAAGAAGTVVPVIGQRFPLEKAADAHAAIESRTTVGKTLLVP, translated from the coding sequence ATGCGTGCGGTGTGGTTGAGGGAGTTCGGCGGTCCGGAGGTCCTGGTACCGGGGGAGGCGCCGGACCCGGTGCCCGGGCCGGGGCAGGTGCTGGTCGAGGTGGCGTTCGCGAACACCACGTTCGTCGAGACGCAGTTCCGGTCGGGGGCGCCGGGGCCGTTCCGGGCGGCGCTGCCGGTGATCCCGGGCAACGGCGTCGGCGGAGTGATCAGCGCGGTCGGCGCGGGGGTGGACCCGGGGCTGGCGGGCCGGCGCGTGGTCACGTCGACGGGCGGCTCGGGCGGGTACGCCGAGCGCGTCGCGGTGGCCGCGGAGGCGGTGTTCGAGGTCCCGCCCGCCCTGTCGCTCGACGCGGCGGTGGCGCTGCTCGCGGACGGCCGGACGGCGACCGGGCTGGTGCATGCGACCAGCATCCGCCCGGGCGATCGAGTGCTTGTCGAAGCCGCGGCCGGTGGCGTCGGCGGCCTCCTGGTCCAGCTGGCGAAGGCCGCGGGGGCGGAGGTGATCGGCGCGGCGGGCGGCCCGGCGAAGGTGGCGCGCGTGCAGGGGGCGGACGCGGTCGTGGACTACCTGCGGCCGGACTGGACGGCCGCGGTGGGACCGGTGGACGTGGTGTTCGACGGCGTGGGCGGGGCGATCGGAACGGCGGCGTTCGGCCTCCTCCGCCGCGGCGGCCGGATGGCGCTGTACGGCCTGGCGGGCGGCTCGTGGGCCGAAGTGTCCTCTGAGGACGCTGAGGCGCGGGGAGTTTCCTTGGTGCGCTCGATCGGTTCGCCGGATCAGCTGCGCGCGTTCACGGAATCGGCGTTGGCCGCGGGGGCGGCGGGCACGGTGGTCCCGGTGATCGGCCAGAGGTTCCCGCTGGAGAAGGCGGCGGACGCCCACGCGGCGATCGAGTCGCGCACGACAGTGGGGAAGACGTTGCTGGTGCCGTGA
- a CDS encoding class I SAM-dependent methyltransferase, with product MSDARKIVESGYDTVAQRYLEWSARIPDDPRRRFTAELTGRLDDGARILDLGCGAGVPSTAALAERHDVLGVDLSAAQLELARRNVPGARFEQGDMTGLSFPDGSFDAVTAFYSVLHVPREEQGALFARIAGWLRPGGRFLAALGCSEANGVEDGWLGAPMFFSSHAPAENRRLLEAAGFTLEVDETVTMREPEGPATFHWVLGRR from the coding sequence GTGAGCGATGCCCGGAAGATCGTGGAAAGCGGTTACGACACCGTGGCGCAGCGCTACCTCGAGTGGAGCGCGCGGATCCCGGACGACCCGCGGCGGCGGTTCACCGCGGAGCTGACCGGCAGGCTCGACGACGGCGCCCGGATCCTCGACCTCGGCTGCGGGGCCGGTGTGCCGAGCACCGCCGCGCTCGCCGAGCGGCACGACGTCCTGGGTGTCGACCTCTCCGCGGCGCAGCTGGAGCTGGCCCGGCGGAACGTCCCCGGCGCGCGCTTCGAGCAGGGCGACATGACCGGACTGTCCTTTCCGGACGGCAGCTTCGACGCCGTGACGGCGTTCTACTCGGTGCTGCACGTGCCGCGGGAGGAACAGGGCGCGCTCTTCGCGCGGATCGCCGGCTGGCTGCGCCCCGGCGGCCGGTTCCTGGCCGCGCTCGGGTGCAGCGAAGCGAACGGCGTCGAGGACGGCTGGCTGGGCGCGCCGATGTTCTTCAGCAGTCACGCCCCGGCGGAGAACCGGCGGCTGCTCGAAGCGGCCGGGTTCACCCTCGAGGTGGACGAGACCGTGACGATGCGGGAACCGGAAGGCCCGGCGACGTTCCACTGGGTGCTCGGCAGGCGCTGA
- a CDS encoding zinc metalloprotease: MSSSERFGRAVKLGAVSALSLVALAVPAAGAGSAVAAPSGDCFTPTHAADRSKDGHADTVSPAEAARMEADLQGKLAGKRTAFSARAAATSIPVYFHVITSGSTGNLPAATISKQISVLNSAYAPSGFSFSLVSTDYTNNSTWYNGITDGTTAERNMKNALRKGGANALNIYTANLGDDLLGWATFPSNYKSQPKLDGVVILDESLPGRSATNYNEGDTATHEVGHWMGLYHTFQGGCSGSGDYVSDTPAEATATSGCPTNKDTCSSAGKDPVHNFMDYSYDSCMYEFTAGQNSRMQSAWSAYRA; the protein is encoded by the coding sequence ATGAGCAGTTCGGAGCGGTTCGGTCGGGCCGTCAAGCTGGGTGCGGTGTCCGCGCTCTCCCTCGTCGCCCTGGCCGTCCCGGCCGCAGGAGCCGGGAGCGCCGTCGCGGCGCCGAGCGGCGACTGCTTCACCCCCACGCACGCGGCGGACCGCAGCAAGGACGGCCACGCCGACACGGTGTCCCCGGCGGAAGCGGCCCGCATGGAAGCGGACCTGCAGGGCAAGCTCGCCGGCAAGCGCACGGCGTTCTCGGCCCGCGCCGCCGCGACCTCGATCCCGGTGTACTTCCACGTGATCACCAGCGGCTCGACCGGCAACCTGCCGGCGGCGACGATCAGCAAGCAGATCTCGGTCCTGAACAGCGCGTACGCACCGAGCGGCTTCAGCTTCTCGCTGGTCAGCACCGACTACACGAACAACTCCACCTGGTACAACGGCATCACCGACGGCACCACGGCCGAGCGCAACATGAAGAACGCGCTCCGCAAGGGCGGCGCGAACGCGCTGAACATCTACACGGCCAACCTCGGCGACGACCTCCTCGGCTGGGCGACGTTCCCGTCGAACTACAAGAGCCAGCCGAAGCTGGACGGCGTGGTGATCCTCGACGAGTCCCTCCCGGGCCGCTCGGCGACGAACTACAACGAGGGCGACACGGCAACCCACGAGGTCGGCCACTGGATGGGCCTATACCACACGTTCCAGGGCGGCTGCTCCGGATCGGGCGACTACGTGTCGGACACCCCGGCCGAGGCCACGGCAACCTCGGGCTGCCCGACGAACAAGGACACCTGCTCGTCGGCGGGCAAGGACCCGGTGCACAACTTCATGGACTACAGCTACGACAGCTGCATGTACGAGTTCACGGCGGGGCAGAACTCGCGGATGCAGAGCGCTTGGTCGGCGTACCGGGCTTGA
- a CDS encoding response regulator transcription factor — protein MRILLVEDERRLAEALRAGLTAEGYAVDVVHNGRDALWHADEHPYAAIVLDIMLPGLNGYRVCRRLREQGNSTPILMLTAKDGEDDEIEALETGADDFLPKPFSYGVLLSRLRALIRRGGATRPGVLKLGDLELDQAGRTCRRGPADIPLTGKEFALLAYLMQRPGQVVTKAELLDNLWDFAASATANLVEVHVSALRRKIDVPFGVETIRTVRGAGYHVVTAGA, from the coding sequence ATGCGGATCTTGCTCGTCGAGGACGAACGGCGGCTGGCCGAGGCGCTGCGGGCCGGGCTCACCGCCGAGGGGTATGCCGTCGACGTCGTCCACAACGGGCGGGATGCGCTCTGGCACGCCGACGAACACCCCTACGCCGCCATCGTGCTGGACATCATGCTGCCCGGGCTGAACGGCTACCGCGTCTGCCGCCGGCTGCGGGAGCAGGGCAACAGCACGCCGATCCTGATGCTCACCGCCAAGGACGGCGAGGACGACGAGATCGAAGCCCTCGAAACCGGGGCCGACGACTTCCTCCCCAAGCCGTTCTCCTACGGCGTCCTGCTCTCCCGCCTGCGCGCTCTGATCCGCCGCGGTGGTGCCACCCGTCCGGGTGTCCTCAAACTGGGGGACCTCGAACTCGACCAGGCCGGCCGGACCTGCCGGCGCGGCCCGGCGGACATCCCGCTCACCGGCAAGGAGTTCGCCCTGCTCGCCTACCTCATGCAGCGGCCCGGGCAGGTCGTCACCAAGGCCGAGCTGCTCGACAACCTCTGGGACTTCGCCGCGTCCGCCACGGCCAACCTGGTCGAGGTGCACGTCAGCGCCTTGCGGCGCAAGATCGACGTTCCGTTCGGGGTCGAGACCATCCGGACCGTCCGCGGCGCCGGTTACCACGTGGTGACCGCGGGTGCGTGA
- a CDS encoding pyridoxamine 5'-phosphate oxidase family protein: MIDEFLARPLTARVATEGPTIRPTWYLWEDGAFWILSGPWSRLPGLVRSRPRVAVAVDVCELDTGVVVQVLAGGDAAVRPFDVSRGRRKLVRYLGSDEDRWDPRFREYLHGDVGAVWVYLRPSRLVMKDLSYST; encoded by the coding sequence GTGATCGACGAATTCCTGGCCCGGCCGCTGACGGCCAGGGTGGCGACGGAAGGGCCGACGATCCGGCCGACTTGGTACCTGTGGGAGGACGGCGCGTTCTGGATCCTCAGCGGGCCTTGGTCGCGGCTGCCGGGGTTGGTCCGTTCGCGGCCGCGGGTCGCGGTGGCGGTGGATGTTTGTGAGCTCGACACGGGGGTGGTGGTGCAGGTGCTGGCTGGTGGGGATGCCGCGGTGCGGCCGTTCGACGTGTCGCGGGGGCGGCGGAAGCTGGTGCGGTACCTGGGGAGTGATGAGGATCGGTGGGATCCGCGGTTCCGGGAGTACCTGCATGGGGATGTGGGGGCGGTCTGGGTGTACCTGCGACCCTCGCGGCTGGTGATGAAGGATTTGAGTTATTCCACTTAG
- a CDS encoding ABC transporter permease subunit encodes MGNLIKAEFRKTLSLNTWWVLLIPLALVAFWLTFAWGKITNNFVDYIGSSDAREIARAVGLEAGQLPVGLLAFAHGVNIAQLIPGLFGVFALAGEYRSKTITTTFLTAPNRVTALTAKMLTYVGWGAIYGVVSAGVSAIAVMASVDSTRWPSAGQWLAALGGTILASVLVTLFGIGFGAVLRNVPLAVVLFLVWFLIIENVLVVSLWGPADILGGILPNGTANGIVGGIAADAFGINSLNLPGGVDHWSALGLQLAAGAPGVISWWASALIFFAWTMVFFGLGWAGNQKRDIT; translated from the coding sequence ATGGGCAACCTGATCAAGGCGGAGTTCCGCAAGACGCTCTCGCTGAACACGTGGTGGGTGCTGCTGATCCCGCTGGCGCTGGTGGCGTTCTGGCTGACCTTCGCCTGGGGCAAGATCACGAACAACTTCGTCGACTACATCGGCAGCTCCGACGCCCGCGAGATCGCCAGGGCGGTCGGCCTGGAGGCGGGCCAGCTGCCGGTCGGGCTGCTGGCGTTCGCGCACGGCGTGAACATCGCGCAGCTGATCCCCGGCCTGTTCGGCGTCTTCGCGCTGGCCGGCGAGTACCGCAGCAAAACCATCACGACCACGTTCCTGACGGCCCCGAACCGGGTCACCGCGCTGACCGCGAAGATGCTCACCTACGTGGGCTGGGGCGCCATCTACGGCGTGGTGAGCGCCGGTGTCTCGGCGATCGCGGTGATGGCCTCGGTCGACTCCACCCGGTGGCCCAGCGCGGGCCAGTGGCTGGCCGCGCTCGGCGGGACGATCCTGGCCTCGGTGCTGGTGACGCTGTTCGGCATCGGGTTCGGTGCGGTGCTGCGCAACGTGCCGCTGGCGGTGGTGCTGTTCCTGGTGTGGTTCCTGATCATCGAGAACGTGCTGGTCGTCTCGCTCTGGGGCCCGGCCGACATCTTGGGCGGGATCCTGCCGAACGGCACCGCCAACGGGATCGTGGGCGGGATCGCGGCGGACGCCTTCGGGATCAACTCGCTGAACCTGCCGGGCGGGGTCGACCACTGGTCGGCGCTCGGCCTGCAGCTGGCCGCGGGCGCGCCGGGCGTCATCTCGTGGTGGGCGTCGGCACTGATCTTCTTCGCGTGGACGATGGTCTTCTTCGGACTCGGCTGGGCGGGCAACCAGAAGCGCGACATCACGTAG
- a CDS encoding MarR family transcriptional regulator produces the protein MTDTRARSSFGFLAWALGACRADRITGSLYLAGHPGGVVHLREGAVVAVDSPGAPGTETLLLRSGRIGEPDWSAVLRAADPVAALAGVGGTELRLVTTMAAQDGAFVIVAGTIDEYAVDPEPLEVPVPVRPALEPDRLLAETARRLDALASLPTPVSPHRERLAAVVGAAPLGTTRRAILDSANGRRCARDIAFLLGRNVYPVTVEASRMVGDGLLTVADDVPTGTAGSLAPLRPRTREAGVAVVADPQPALPQRAPGASGVADDLRRPSGWQVLPRLLNRIRAGPSGTGNRRHTDEIPHRKGLPRGP, from the coding sequence GTGACCGACACCCGAGCCCGGTCTTCGTTCGGCTTCCTCGCCTGGGCGCTCGGCGCGTGCCGCGCCGACCGGATCACCGGTTCGCTGTACCTCGCGGGCCACCCCGGCGGCGTGGTCCACCTGCGGGAAGGAGCCGTGGTGGCGGTCGACAGCCCGGGTGCGCCCGGGACCGAAACGCTGCTGCTGCGGTCGGGCCGGATCGGCGAACCGGACTGGTCGGCCGTCCTGCGGGCCGCCGATCCGGTCGCCGCGCTCGCCGGGGTCGGCGGCACCGAACTGCGGCTGGTCACCACGATGGCCGCCCAGGACGGCGCCTTCGTCATCGTCGCCGGCACCATCGACGAGTACGCCGTGGACCCCGAACCGCTGGAGGTGCCGGTACCGGTCCGCCCGGCCCTCGAACCCGACCGGCTGCTGGCCGAGACCGCGCGGCGGCTCGACGCGCTCGCGTCCCTGCCCACGCCGGTGTCCCCGCACCGGGAACGCCTCGCCGCCGTCGTCGGCGCGGCCCCGCTCGGCACCACCCGGCGCGCCATCCTGGACAGCGCCAACGGCAGGCGCTGTGCCCGCGACATCGCGTTCCTGCTGGGCCGCAACGTCTACCCGGTGACGGTCGAGGCGTCCCGGATGGTCGGCGACGGCCTGCTGACCGTCGCCGACGACGTGCCCACCGGCACCGCCGGCTCGCTCGCGCCGCTGCGGCCGCGGACCCGCGAAGCCGGCGTGGCCGTCGTCGCCGACCCGCAACCGGCGCTCCCGCAGCGCGCTCCCGGCGCCAGCGGCGTCGCGGACGACCTGCGGCGGCCGTCCGGCTGGCAGGTGCTGCCGCGGCTGCTCAACCGCATCCGGGCCGGGCCGTCCGGTACCGGAAACCGCCGGCACACCGACGAAATCCCGCACCGGAAAGGACTTCCCCGTGGACCGTGA
- a CDS encoding roadblock/LC7 domain-containing protein: protein MDRDALVGELTALRRQVSGVTDTLVAGVDGLLIVADTEHRIDPEGVSALAAAHHGLAHTTAAATGQGAFRQAVVHSSGGYLAVYSVDRLALMVVLGDEGLDIGRLHHASRPAIERIGSILTAC, encoded by the coding sequence GTGGACCGTGACGCGCTGGTCGGCGAGCTCACCGCGCTCCGGCGGCAGGTGAGCGGGGTCACCGACACGCTCGTGGCCGGGGTGGACGGCCTGCTCATCGTGGCCGACACCGAGCACCGCATCGACCCCGAAGGCGTCTCCGCGCTCGCCGCCGCCCACCACGGGCTGGCCCACACGACGGCCGCCGCGACCGGGCAGGGCGCGTTCCGCCAGGCCGTCGTCCACAGCAGCGGCGGCTACCTCGCCGTCTACTCCGTCGACCGGCTGGCGCTGATGGTCGTGCTCGGCGACGAAGGCCTCGACATCGGCCGCCTGCACCACGCGTCCCGGCCCGCGATCGAGCGCATCGGCTCGATCCTCACCGCCTGCTGA
- a CDS encoding ABC transporter ATP-binding protein yields the protein MHDGSGRIVVQNLSKRFGAVNAVQNLSFTVEPGSVTGFLGPNGAGKTTTLRMLLGLVTPTSGTATINGRPHSQLGNPARVVGSVLENEGFHPGRTARNHLRVYAAAIGVPDRRADEVLGLVGLGSAADRKAGGFSLGMRQRLALATALLGDPQVLVLDEPTNGLDPEGILWLRNFLRSYAREQRRTVLVSSHLLNEVEQLIDQVVIISQGVTRYYGPLEQLRKSQQSRVLVQPADPSALVKALQDNGITGVSPTPDGRVAVAGSSVQQIGDIAAKAGIAVYGMQEEHADLERMFFQLTQGQYTGGAPGYPPQQPQYQGPPPGYPPQPPQYQQHYQQGPPSGPQQQQQYWGGPQQ from the coding sequence ATGCACGACGGCAGTGGCCGGATTGTGGTGCAGAACCTGAGCAAGCGGTTCGGCGCAGTGAACGCCGTGCAGAACCTCAGCTTCACGGTCGAACCCGGTTCGGTGACGGGCTTCCTGGGCCCGAACGGCGCCGGCAAGACGACGACGTTGCGCATGTTGCTCGGGTTGGTGACACCCACATCGGGGACGGCGACCATCAACGGACGGCCGCACTCGCAGCTCGGGAACCCGGCGCGGGTGGTCGGCTCGGTCCTGGAGAACGAGGGCTTCCACCCGGGCCGCACGGCCCGCAACCACCTCCGGGTGTACGCCGCGGCCATCGGGGTGCCGGACCGCCGGGCCGACGAGGTGCTCGGCCTGGTGGGCCTGGGCAGCGCCGCGGACCGCAAGGCGGGCGGCTTCTCCCTCGGCATGCGGCAGCGGCTGGCGCTGGCGACGGCGCTGCTGGGCGACCCGCAGGTGCTGGTGCTCGACGAGCCGACGAACGGCCTCGACCCCGAAGGCATCCTGTGGCTGCGCAACTTCCTGCGCTCCTACGCGCGGGAGCAGCGGCGGACCGTGCTGGTGTCGAGCCACCTGCTCAACGAGGTCGAGCAGCTGATCGACCAGGTCGTCATCATCAGCCAGGGCGTCACGCGCTACTACGGCCCGCTGGAGCAGCTGCGCAAGAGCCAGCAGTCGCGGGTGCTGGTGCAGCCCGCGGACCCGTCGGCGCTGGTGAAGGCGTTGCAGGACAACGGGATCACCGGGGTGTCGCCGACGCCGGACGGCCGGGTCGCGGTCGCCGGGTCGAGCGTGCAGCAGATCGGTGACATCGCCGCCAAGGCCGGGATCGCGGTCTACGGGATGCAGGAGGAGCACGCCGACCTGGAGCGGATGTTCTTCCAGCTCACCCAGGGCCAGTACACCGGCGGCGCGCCCGGCTACCCGCCGCAGCAGCCGCAGTACCAGGGCCCGCCGCCCGGTTACCCGCCGCAGCCGCCGCAGTACCAGCAGCACTACCAGCAGGGCCCGCCGTCGGGCCCGCAGCAGCAACAGCAGTACTGGGGAGGACCGCAGCAGTGA
- the ald gene encoding alanine dehydrogenase → MRIAVPREIKKHEYRVALTPAGVHELVGRGHDVFVETGAGVGSSITDDEYVAAGAKILATADETWAEGELVLKVKEPIAEEYGRLRRDQVLFTYLHIAADRPLTDALLAAGTTAIAYETVQTANGALPLLAPMSEVAGRLAPQVGAFSLMKPSGGRGVLPGGIPGVHPARVVVIGGGVAGLNAARVALGLGSDVEILDTNVDRLRQIDNDFGGRIRTVTSNRLSVEESVLQADLVIGAVLVPGAKAPKLVSNELVARMKPGSVLVDIAIDQGGCFADSRPTTHDDPTYTVHESVFYCVANMPGAVPRTSTYGLTNVTLPYAVQLAEHGWKAALQADAALAKGLNTHAGALTNGPVAVAHDLPHTPLDTVLA, encoded by the coding sequence ATGCGTATCGCCGTTCCCCGTGAGATCAAGAAGCACGAATACCGGGTCGCGCTGACCCCGGCCGGGGTGCACGAGCTGGTCGGCCGCGGGCACGACGTCTTCGTCGAGACCGGCGCGGGCGTGGGCTCCTCCATCACCGACGACGAGTACGTCGCCGCCGGCGCGAAGATCCTCGCCACCGCCGACGAGACCTGGGCCGAGGGCGAGCTCGTCCTCAAGGTCAAGGAGCCGATCGCCGAGGAGTACGGGCGTCTCCGCCGCGACCAGGTCCTCTTCACCTACCTGCACATCGCCGCCGACCGGCCGCTGACCGACGCGCTGCTGGCCGCCGGCACCACCGCGATCGCCTACGAGACGGTGCAGACCGCGAACGGCGCGCTGCCGCTGCTCGCCCCGATGTCCGAGGTCGCGGGCCGGCTGGCCCCGCAGGTCGGCGCGTTCTCGCTGATGAAGCCCAGCGGCGGGCGCGGTGTCCTGCCCGGCGGCATCCCCGGCGTGCACCCGGCGCGGGTCGTCGTCATCGGCGGCGGTGTCGCGGGCCTCAACGCCGCCCGCGTCGCGCTCGGCCTCGGCTCCGACGTCGAGATCCTGGACACCAACGTCGACCGCCTCCGCCAGATCGACAACGACTTCGGCGGCCGCATCCGCACGGTGACGTCGAACCGCCTCTCGGTCGAGGAGTCCGTGCTGCAGGCCGACCTGGTCATCGGCGCGGTGCTCGTCCCCGGTGCGAAGGCGCCGAAGCTGGTCTCGAACGAGCTGGTGGCCCGGATGAAGCCGGGCAGCGTGCTCGTCGACATCGCGATCGACCAGGGCGGCTGCTTCGCCGACTCGCGCCCGACCACGCACGACGACCCGACTTACACCGTGCACGAGTCCGTCTTCTACTGCGTCGCGAACATGCCGGGCGCGGTGCCGCGGACGTCGACCTACGGCCTCACGAACGTCACGCTGCCGTACGCGGTCCAGCTGGCCGAGCACGGCTGGAAGGCCGCGCTGCAGGCCGACGCCGCGCTGGCGAAGGGCCTCAACACGCACGCCGGTGCCCTGACCAACGGCCCGGTCGCGGTGGCCCACGACCTGCCGCACACGCCGCTGGACACCGTCCTCGCCTGA